The Streptomyces cynarae genome contains a region encoding:
- a CDS encoding DUF4910 domain-containing protein yields the protein MTAAGDQMYALVERMYPLCRSITGDGVRATLDIVGEYIPLQVHEVPTGTQVLDWTVPQEWNIRDAYIADPAGNRVVDFAASSLHVLGYSVPVSRTMPLSELRGHLHTLPDHPSWVPYRTSYYKPEWGFCLAQETLDAMPDGEYEVRIDSTLADGHLTYAEHVVPGQVPDEVIVSCHVCHPSLANDNLAGIAVATFLARALAEETPYYTYRFLFAPGTIGAITWLARNAERVNGVSPALGAPPCSKSLGEEPRAGGRVKHGVVLACAGDPGQLTYKQSRRGDAEIDRVMRHVLTASERPHRVNEFTPYGYDERQFCSPGFNLGVGSLTRTPYAGYPEYHTSADNLDFVSPEAMADTLAVCREAFAVLDRNRQYLNLSPYGEPQLGRRGLYDALGGRSDTKQAQMAMLWVLNLSDGEHSLLDVAERSGLPFDTVAAAADALHGAGLIKA from the coding sequence ATGACGGCCGCCGGCGACCAGATGTACGCACTGGTGGAGCGGATGTACCCGCTGTGCCGGAGCATCACCGGCGACGGTGTCCGCGCCACCCTGGACATCGTCGGCGAGTACATCCCGCTCCAGGTGCACGAGGTGCCGACCGGGACGCAGGTGCTCGACTGGACGGTGCCGCAGGAGTGGAACATCCGGGACGCGTACATCGCCGACCCCGCCGGCAACCGGGTCGTCGACTTCGCCGCGTCCAGCCTGCACGTGCTCGGCTACAGCGTGCCGGTGTCCAGGACCATGCCCCTGTCCGAGCTGCGCGGACACCTGCACACCCTGCCGGACCACCCGTCCTGGGTGCCGTACCGCACCAGCTACTACAAGCCGGAATGGGGGTTCTGCCTGGCCCAGGAGACGCTGGACGCGATGCCGGACGGCGAGTACGAGGTCCGCATCGACTCCACCCTCGCCGACGGCCACCTCACCTACGCCGAGCATGTGGTCCCCGGGCAGGTCCCCGACGAGGTGATCGTCTCCTGCCACGTGTGCCACCCTTCGCTGGCCAATGACAACCTGGCCGGCATCGCGGTGGCGACGTTCCTGGCCCGGGCGCTGGCGGAGGAAACGCCGTACTACACCTACCGGTTCCTCTTCGCGCCCGGCACCATCGGAGCGATCACCTGGCTGGCCCGCAACGCGGAGCGGGTGAATGGGGTATCCCCTGCTCTGGGGGCCCCTCCCTGCTCGAAGAGCTTGGGGGAGGAGCCGAGAGCTGGGGGAAGGGTCAAGCACGGCGTCGTGCTGGCCTGCGCCGGGGACCCGGGCCAGTTGACGTACAAGCAGAGCAGGCGCGGTGACGCGGAGATCGACCGGGTGATGCGGCACGTGCTGACCGCATCCGAACGGCCGCACCGCGTCAACGAGTTCACCCCGTACGGCTACGACGAGCGGCAGTTCTGCTCGCCCGGGTTCAATCTCGGGGTGGGCTCGCTCACCCGGACCCCGTACGCCGGTTACCCCGAGTACCACACCTCGGCGGACAACCTGGACTTCGTCTCGCCGGAGGCCATGGCGGACACCCTCGCGGTCTGCCGCGAGGCGTTCGCCGTCCTCGACCGCAACCGGCAGTACCTCAACCTCAGCCCCTACGGCGAACCGCAGCTGGGCCGACGCGGGTTGTACGACGCGCTCGGCGGCCGCAGCGACACCAAGCAGGCCCAGATGGCCATGCTATGGGTGCTCAACCTCTCCGACGGCGAGCACAGTCTGCTGGACGTCGCGGAGCGGTCCGGGCTGCCGTTCGACACCGTCGCCGCCGCGGCCGATGCCCTGCACGGCGCCGGGCTGATCA
- a CDS encoding NAD-dependent epimerase/dehydratase family protein, producing MRVLLTGHQGYLGTVMAPVLAAAGHEVVGLDSGLFAHSVLGETPADPQGHRVDLRDVTAEHVAGVDAVIHLAALSNDPLGSLAPELTYDINHHASVRLARLARDAGVRRFLYASTCSVYGAAGGHDLVGEDAPLRPVTPYAESKVRVEDDLHALADGDFTPVYMRNATAFGYSPRLRADIVLNNLVGHALLSGEVLVLSDGTPWRPLVHAADIARAFTAALSAPRDAVHDRAFNIGSETNNVTVAEIAEQVAEAVPGAKVRITGENGADPRSYRVDFSRFRAAIPGFDCEWTVKQGALELADAYRKFGLTKEDFEQRFTRLAVLRAASEAGTVDDTLRWRR from the coding sequence ATGCGCGTACTACTGACCGGGCACCAGGGCTATCTGGGCACCGTGATGGCCCCGGTCCTCGCCGCCGCCGGACACGAAGTCGTCGGCCTGGACTCCGGCCTGTTCGCCCACTCCGTCCTCGGCGAGACGCCCGCGGACCCGCAGGGGCACCGGGTGGACCTGCGCGACGTCACGGCCGAGCACGTGGCCGGGGTGGACGCCGTGATCCACCTGGCCGCCCTGTCCAACGACCCGCTGGGATCGCTGGCGCCGGAGCTCACCTACGACATCAACCACCACGCGTCCGTACGGCTGGCCCGGCTGGCCCGCGACGCCGGAGTGCGGCGCTTCCTGTACGCGTCGACCTGCTCGGTCTACGGCGCCGCCGGCGGCCACGACCTGGTGGGCGAGGACGCCCCGCTGCGCCCGGTGACGCCGTACGCGGAGTCCAAGGTGCGGGTGGAGGACGACCTGCACGCGCTGGCCGACGGCGACTTCACCCCGGTGTACATGCGCAACGCCACCGCCTTCGGCTACTCGCCCCGGCTGCGCGCCGACATCGTGCTGAACAACCTGGTGGGCCACGCGCTCCTGTCCGGCGAGGTCCTCGTGCTCTCCGACGGCACCCCCTGGCGCCCGCTGGTGCACGCCGCCGACATCGCCCGGGCCTTCACGGCCGCGCTGAGCGCGCCGCGCGATGCGGTGCACGACCGGGCGTTCAACATCGGCAGCGAGACCAACAACGTCACGGTCGCCGAGATCGCCGAGCAGGTCGCCGAGGCGGTGCCCGGCGCGAAGGTGCGGATCACCGGGGAGAACGGGGCCGACCCGCGCTCCTACCGGGTGGACTTCTCCCGGTTCCGCGCCGCGATCCCCGGCTTCGACTGCGAGTGGACGGTGAAGCAGGGGGCACTCGAACTCGCCGACGCCTACAGGAAGTTCGGGCTGACCAAGGAGGACTTCGAGCAGCGCTTCACCCGGCTCGCCGTGCTGCGCGCGGCGTCCGAGGCCGGCACTGTCGACGACACCCTGCGGTGGCGCCGATGA
- a CDS encoding PIG-L deacetylase family protein → MIQLGAERLDRIVAVGAHCDDIAIGAGGTLLTLCHARPGLRVDALVLSGGGSEREQEEQAALAAFCPGADLRLTVHKLPDGRLPVHWDEAKAAVEELRAQTDPDLILAPRTDDAHQDHRGLAKLIPTAFRDHLVLGYEIVKWDGDLGRPAAYQPLSPEIAEEKVRLLQEHYPSQRRRPWYDREAFLGLARIRGIECHERYAEAFAVTKFKLNLGG, encoded by the coding sequence ATGATCCAGCTCGGCGCCGAGCGCCTGGACCGGATCGTCGCAGTGGGCGCGCACTGCGACGACATCGCCATCGGCGCCGGAGGCACATTGCTGACGCTGTGTCACGCACGGCCGGGTCTCCGCGTCGACGCTCTGGTGCTCTCCGGCGGCGGCAGCGAACGCGAGCAGGAGGAGCAGGCCGCGCTCGCCGCCTTCTGCCCGGGTGCCGACCTGCGGCTGACCGTGCACAAGCTGCCGGACGGCCGGCTGCCCGTGCACTGGGACGAGGCCAAGGCCGCGGTCGAGGAACTGCGTGCGCAGACCGACCCGGATCTGATCCTGGCCCCGCGCACCGACGACGCGCACCAGGACCATCGCGGCCTGGCGAAGTTGATACCGACCGCGTTCCGCGACCACCTGGTCCTCGGCTACGAGATCGTCAAATGGGACGGCGACCTCGGCCGTCCGGCCGCGTACCAGCCGCTGTCGCCGGAGATCGCCGAAGAAAAGGTGCGGCTGCTGCAGGAGCACTACCCCTCGCAGCGGCGCCGGCCCTGGTACGACCGCGAAGCCTTCCTCGGGCTGGCACGGATCCGCGGCATCGAATGCCACGAGCGATACGCCGAGGCGTTCGCCGTCACCAAATTCAAGCTCAACCTGGGGGGTTGA
- a CDS encoding sugar phosphate nucleotidyltransferase — protein MKVVLFCGGYGMRMRNGASDDVPKPMAMVGPRPLIWHVMRYYAHFGHKEFILCLGYGAHHIKDFFLNYEETTSNDFVLRGGRTELLSTDIADWTITFAQTGIESPIGERLRRVRHHLDGDEMFLANYADVLTDAPLPEMIEKFAQRDAGASMMVVPPQSSFHCVELGEDGLVGGITAVSELPLWENGGYFVLRQEVFDHIPENGDLVADGCAQLAKRGRLVAHQHRGFWKPTDTVKERAALDEAYARGDRPWAVWERDGAGANAGMRTA, from the coding sequence ATGAAGGTCGTTCTGTTCTGCGGCGGTTACGGGATGCGGATGCGCAACGGCGCCTCCGACGACGTGCCCAAGCCGATGGCGATGGTCGGCCCCAGGCCGCTGATCTGGCACGTCATGCGTTACTACGCGCACTTCGGGCACAAGGAGTTCATCCTGTGCCTCGGCTACGGGGCCCACCACATCAAGGACTTCTTCCTCAACTACGAGGAGACGACGTCCAACGACTTCGTACTGCGGGGCGGGCGGACCGAGCTGCTGTCCACCGACATAGCCGACTGGACGATCACGTTCGCGCAGACCGGCATCGAGTCACCGATCGGGGAGCGGCTGCGCCGGGTCCGGCACCACCTGGACGGCGACGAGATGTTCCTCGCCAACTACGCCGACGTGCTCACCGACGCCCCGCTGCCGGAGATGATCGAGAAGTTCGCGCAGCGCGACGCTGGTGCGTCGATGATGGTGGTGCCGCCCCAGTCGTCGTTCCACTGCGTGGAGTTGGGCGAGGACGGCCTGGTGGGGGGCATCACCGCGGTGAGCGAACTGCCGCTGTGGGAGAACGGCGGCTACTTCGTGCTCCGCCAGGAGGTCTTCGACCACATCCCGGAGAACGGGGACCTGGTCGCCGACGGATGCGCCCAACTGGCCAAGCGCGGACGGCTGGTGGCGCACCAGCACCGCGGCTTCTGGAAGCCGACCGACACCGTGAAGGAGCGGGCCGCGCTCGACGAGGCCTACGCCCGGGGAGACCGTCCGTGGGCCGTGTGGGAACGGGACGGCGCGGGGGCGAACGCCGGAATGAGGACCGCATGA
- a CDS encoding class I SAM-dependent methyltransferase: MTRCRLCGSEAMASVVDLGATPPCESFLAADQLDQPEPAYPLHLRVCTNCWLAQIPPLIKPEETFSEYAYFSSYSTSWVEHARTFVADAVQRVGLGPDAFVVEVASNDGYLLRHVVDRGIRCLGIEPSVNVGAAARDAGVPTLTEFLSPDTGAAVRADHGPAELVVANNVYAHIPDVVGFTQGLRALVADDGWVSIEVQHLLTLIEENQYDTIYHEHFQYYTVASAIRALASGGLALVDVELLPTHGGSIRLWARPAEVAGEPTQRVADVLAREKSAGLQELSGYTEFSARVAKVRRDLLKFLIEAAERGETVVGYGAPGKGNTLLNHCGIRPDLLPYTVDRNPYKHGRFTPGTRIPILPPEQIAADRPDYVLVLPWNLRAELVEQLSFVHDWGGRLVFPIPALSIVEVKR; encoded by the coding sequence ATGACACGATGCCGACTCTGCGGCTCGGAAGCGATGGCGAGCGTCGTCGATCTCGGGGCGACGCCACCATGTGAGAGCTTTCTCGCCGCGGACCAACTGGACCAGCCGGAGCCCGCGTACCCGCTGCACCTTCGGGTCTGCACCAACTGCTGGCTGGCGCAGATCCCGCCGCTGATCAAGCCGGAGGAGACGTTCAGCGAGTACGCGTACTTCTCCTCCTACTCGACCTCTTGGGTGGAGCACGCGCGCACCTTCGTCGCCGACGCCGTACAACGGGTGGGTCTCGGCCCCGACGCCTTCGTGGTCGAGGTCGCGAGCAACGACGGGTACCTGCTGAGGCACGTGGTGGACCGGGGGATCCGCTGCCTGGGCATCGAGCCGTCGGTGAACGTCGGTGCCGCGGCCCGGGACGCGGGTGTGCCCACGCTCACTGAGTTCCTGAGCCCGGACACCGGTGCCGCCGTCCGCGCCGATCACGGCCCGGCGGAGCTGGTCGTGGCCAACAACGTGTACGCGCACATCCCCGACGTCGTCGGGTTCACCCAGGGGCTGCGCGCCCTGGTCGCCGACGACGGCTGGGTCTCCATCGAGGTGCAGCACCTGCTGACCCTGATCGAGGAGAACCAGTACGACACGATCTACCACGAGCACTTCCAGTACTACACGGTCGCCTCCGCGATCCGGGCGCTTGCGAGCGGCGGACTCGCGCTCGTGGACGTCGAGTTGCTGCCCACGCACGGCGGCTCCATCCGGCTGTGGGCACGGCCCGCCGAGGTGGCCGGCGAGCCGACGCAGCGGGTGGCAGACGTGCTGGCCCGGGAGAAGTCCGCCGGGCTCCAGGAGCTGTCCGGATACACCGAGTTCTCCGCCCGGGTGGCCAAGGTGCGCCGGGATCTCCTCAAGTTCCTCATCGAGGCGGCCGAGCGCGGCGAGACGGTCGTCGGCTACGGCGCCCCGGGCAAGGGCAACACCCTGCTCAACCACTGCGGTATCCGGCCCGACCTGCTCCCGTACACCGTCGACCGCAACCCCTACAAGCACGGAAGGTTCACCCCGGGCACCCGCATCCCGATCCTGCCGCCCGAGCAGATCGCCGCCGACAGACCGGACTACGTCCTCGTCCTCCCGTGGAACCTGCGGGCCGAGCTGGTCGAGCAGCTGTCCTTCGTGCACGACTGGGGCGGCCGACTGGTCTTCCCCATCCCGGCTCTGAGCATTGTCGAGGTCAAGCGATGA
- a CDS encoding glycosyltransferase gives MHILVVHNRYASAQPSGENKVVDQEVALLREAGHRVEVFERRSDDIAARSLLGKVAVPLLVPWNPAVRTELAARLRSERPDVVHVHNVFPLLSPAVLAACADAGVPAVATLHNYTQVCPPGTLQRDGRPCTECVGSAVPLPAVRHGCYRNSRLATVPLAVSLSANRRRWWSGVERFFCISAAQRDTLVRAGMPAERLAVKHNFVPDPGVCREGDGEHLLYLGRLAEAKGVRLLMAAWDEIAASGGVGVPLVIAGAGPLEPEVTAWAAGRDDVRYVGLLDTAECRKAVARSVAVVAPSTWLEAFGLVVVEAMAAGVPTVAAGHGAFVELVEDGVTGLLHRPGESASLASCIRRIATGPDRNREMGQAARIRYEQGFSPSVGLDRLVDEYRTAIAGRSALARGGDTRASRGDGDSR, from the coding sequence ATGCACATCCTCGTGGTGCACAACCGCTACGCCTCGGCACAGCCGAGCGGGGAGAACAAGGTCGTCGACCAGGAGGTGGCGCTGCTGCGCGAAGCCGGCCACCGGGTCGAGGTGTTCGAACGGCGCAGCGACGACATCGCCGCCCGGTCCCTCCTCGGCAAGGTCGCGGTGCCACTCCTTGTGCCGTGGAATCCGGCGGTCCGCACGGAGCTCGCCGCCCGGCTGCGCAGCGAGCGGCCGGACGTGGTGCACGTCCACAACGTCTTCCCGCTCCTGTCGCCCGCGGTCCTTGCCGCCTGCGCCGACGCCGGCGTGCCCGCCGTCGCCACCCTGCACAACTACACCCAGGTCTGCCCGCCCGGCACGCTGCAGCGGGACGGCCGGCCGTGCACCGAGTGCGTCGGATCGGCGGTACCGCTGCCCGCCGTGCGGCACGGCTGCTACCGCAACTCCCGCCTTGCCACGGTGCCGCTCGCGGTCAGCCTGTCGGCCAACCGGCGGCGCTGGTGGTCCGGCGTGGAGCGGTTCTTCTGCATCTCCGCGGCGCAGCGCGACACCCTGGTGCGGGCCGGCATGCCGGCCGAGCGGCTGGCGGTGAAGCACAACTTCGTACCCGACCCGGGCGTCTGCCGAGAGGGCGACGGAGAGCATCTGCTCTATCTCGGCCGGCTCGCGGAGGCCAAGGGCGTGCGGCTGCTCATGGCCGCGTGGGACGAGATCGCGGCGAGCGGCGGGGTGGGAGTACCGCTCGTCATCGCCGGCGCGGGGCCGCTGGAGCCGGAGGTGACCGCCTGGGCGGCGGGCCGGGACGACGTGCGCTACGTCGGCCTGTTGGACACAGCGGAGTGCCGGAAGGCCGTCGCGCGGTCGGTCGCCGTGGTCGCTCCCTCGACCTGGCTGGAGGCGTTCGGCCTGGTGGTCGTGGAGGCGATGGCGGCCGGGGTCCCGACCGTCGCCGCCGGTCACGGCGCCTTCGTCGAACTCGTCGAGGACGGGGTCACCGGGCTGCTGCACCGGCCGGGCGAGTCCGCCTCGCTCGCGTCCTGCATACGCCGGATCGCGACCGGACCGGACCGCAACCGGGAGATGGGCCAGGCGGCCCGGATCCGTTACGAACAGGGTTTCAGCCCGTCGGTCGGCCTCGACCGCCTGGTTGATGAGTACCGCACCGCGATCGCGGGTCGGTCAGCACTGGCTCGCGGCGGGGACACCCGCGCGAGCAGGGGGGATGGGGACAGCAGATGA
- a CDS encoding O-antigen ligase domain-containing protein, translated as MGADRTPKIVGTVWGLLILNTLGSAGAKTIVPLPRSLIQMVTMGALVAAFALALLVNLRLRVRASSYVFLLTLLLVASVISSANLESGFGALFRCFRLALFVGTLWLLTRWWDGGMTFVRHHIRMYFAVLGSVAAGLVVSPGAALPDLYGGRLVGALWPLTPPQIGQYAAVIIGLTVLLVLGRRTDRVSAAVIIIPSLVLLALTHTRTATLGLIIGLALAIGSLLLTSAAARRFFTWAVLCVTVAAVGFASLLQAWFLRGQSKENFSSLTGRAKVWDALLAAPRTTGEQLFGVGLGDKSFGGLPIDDSWLAVYNEQGLIGVSLVAAFLIVLGGVALLRPPSLSRACAIFLISYCAIASYTEAGLGDASPYLLHLALAASLLAAPAAATDLSTPEVPRQRIPLRTRRSEVT; from the coding sequence ATGGGCGCGGACCGCACACCGAAGATCGTCGGGACCGTCTGGGGACTGCTGATCCTCAACACCCTCGGCTCCGCCGGCGCGAAGACCATCGTCCCGCTCCCCCGCTCCCTCATCCAGATGGTCACCATGGGCGCGCTGGTCGCCGCGTTCGCGCTGGCGCTCCTGGTCAATCTCCGGCTGCGCGTCCGAGCCAGCTCCTACGTGTTCCTGCTCACCCTGCTGCTGGTGGCGAGCGTGATCTCGAGCGCGAACCTGGAGTCCGGGTTCGGCGCGCTGTTCCGCTGCTTCCGGCTGGCTCTCTTCGTCGGCACGCTGTGGCTGCTCACCCGCTGGTGGGACGGCGGCATGACGTTCGTCCGGCACCACATCCGCATGTACTTCGCGGTGCTCGGGTCGGTGGCCGCCGGCCTGGTCGTCTCACCGGGCGCGGCCCTGCCCGACCTCTACGGCGGACGCCTTGTCGGCGCGTTGTGGCCGCTCACACCGCCGCAGATCGGACAGTACGCCGCGGTGATCATCGGACTCACCGTGCTGCTCGTACTGGGCCGCCGGACCGACAGGGTCAGCGCGGCGGTGATCATCATTCCGTCCCTCGTCCTGCTCGCGCTGACCCATACCCGGACGGCCACGCTCGGCCTGATCATCGGGCTGGCGTTGGCGATCGGCTCGCTCCTCCTCACCAGCGCCGCGGCCCGCCGCTTCTTCACCTGGGCGGTGCTGTGCGTCACGGTGGCCGCGGTGGGGTTCGCCTCCCTGCTCCAGGCGTGGTTCCTGCGCGGCCAGAGCAAGGAGAACTTCTCCAGCCTCACCGGTCGGGCCAAGGTCTGGGACGCACTGCTGGCGGCGCCTCGGACGACCGGGGAGCAATTGTTCGGCGTGGGCCTGGGCGACAAGTCGTTCGGCGGGCTGCCGATCGACGACAGCTGGCTGGCCGTCTACAACGAGCAGGGCCTGATCGGCGTCTCCCTCGTCGCGGCGTTCCTCATCGTGCTGGGCGGCGTCGCGTTGCTGCGGCCGCCGTCGCTGTCGAGGGCCTGCGCGATCTTCCTGATCAGCTACTGCGCGATCGCGTCGTACACCGAGGCCGGTCTTGGCGACGCCTCGCCGTATCTGCTGCATCTGGCCCTGGCCGCCTCACTGCTCGCGGCACCTGCCGCGGCCACCGACCTCTCGACGCCCGAAGTCCCTCGACAACGCATCCCGCTACGGACCCGCAGATCGGAGGTGACCTGA